The following proteins are co-located in the Flammeovirga kamogawensis genome:
- a CDS encoding Y-family DNA polymerase — translation MKRDILGREQKKYALVDCNSFYASCEKVFRPDLEGRPVVVLSNNDGCVVAGSKEAKKLGLTMGVPFFKMKSTIQKHQVAVFSSNYALYASLSRRVMSLLRNYGSSIEVYSIDEAFLDVSKSAQTTEVGYIIHNTIRQSTGIPVAVGIGSTKTLAKLANHVAKKNDAFAGVCELNSYQEGQKYIAHLPIDELWGIGRQHTKSLQEHNIYTIGSFMTLPESYIKKKWYTPVWRIYKELQGVRCHTFIDNAPKKKGIGTARTFAKPVNTWCKLKEIVSGFIATVALKLRNQNSCTQRLSVFVTTDKYREQNPYFGSKSICLPMPTDDTSTLIKAVLPLLKAIFHEKHNYRKAGVYITDIKPNTSRQLAIGTSCSAEELEKQSTLSATIDKINQKLGKNTLVFATQRLSAKHPFDMKQANKSQRFTTSLDEVACVS, via the coding sequence ATGAAAAGAGATATTTTAGGTAGAGAGCAAAAAAAATATGCTTTGGTAGATTGTAATAGCTTTTATGCTTCTTGTGAAAAAGTTTTCCGCCCTGATTTAGAAGGTAGACCTGTAGTGGTACTTTCTAACAATGATGGTTGTGTAGTTGCAGGAAGTAAGGAAGCTAAAAAGCTAGGCTTAACAATGGGAGTTCCTTTCTTTAAAATGAAATCGACTATCCAGAAACATCAAGTAGCTGTATTTTCTTCTAATTATGCCCTGTATGCTAGCCTGTCTAGAAGGGTAATGTCGTTGTTACGTAATTATGGTTCTTCTATAGAAGTCTATTCCATTGATGAAGCCTTTCTAGATGTATCTAAATCTGCTCAAACTACAGAGGTTGGGTATATTATACATAATACTATTCGGCAATCTACAGGCATTCCTGTTGCTGTAGGTATTGGTAGTACAAAGACATTAGCAAAATTAGCCAATCATGTTGCTAAGAAAAACGATGCCTTTGCTGGAGTATGTGAATTAAATAGTTATCAAGAAGGGCAGAAATATATAGCACATTTACCAATAGATGAACTTTGGGGTATTGGACGACAGCATACTAAGTCTTTGCAAGAGCATAATATTTACACTATTGGTAGTTTTATGACACTACCAGAAAGTTATATCAAAAAAAAATGGTATACTCCTGTTTGGCGTATCTATAAAGAATTACAAGGAGTACGTTGCCATACGTTTATTGATAATGCTCCAAAAAAGAAGGGAATTGGTACAGCAAGAACATTTGCCAAGCCAGTAAATACTTGGTGTAAATTAAAAGAGATTGTAAGTGGTTTTATCGCTACAGTGGCATTAAAACTACGTAATCAAAATAGTTGTACACAACGGTTGTCTGTATTTGTTACAACTGACAAATATAGAGAGCAAAACCCTTACTTTGGTAGTAAAAGTATTTGCTTACCAATGCCTACAGATGATACATCTACTTTAATAAAAGCTGTATTACCTCTTTTAAAAGCTATTTTTCACGAAAAACATAATTATAGAAAAGCAGGAGTTTATATTACAGATATTAAACCTAATACAAGTAGACAATTAGCTATCGGTACCTCTTGCTCTGCCGAAGAACTGGAGAAACAAAGTACATTATCTGCTACAATTGATAAGATTAATCAGAAATTAGGAAAGAACACATTAGTGTTTGCCACGCAACGGCTTTCTGCAAAACATCCTTTTGATATGAAACAAGCCAATAAGTCACAACGATTTACCACAAGCTTAGATGAAGTGGCTTGTGTTAGTTAA
- a CDS encoding LexA family protein — protein MSKITHTGFQSPAGDYEEDDIRIDQYLLRNPYATFVMRMQGDAMKKVGLFHNDLLLVDKSLPPKNNSIVVAWSNKHEFIVRRLLISDTGMYLLSEQGHIIGKKNDFTIWGVVTFSIRHHHWKK, from the coding sequence TTGAGCAAAATAACACATACAGGTTTTCAGTCTCCTGCGGGTGATTATGAAGAAGATGATATTAGAATAGATCAATATCTTCTGAGAAACCCCTATGCTACGTTTGTAATGCGTATGCAAGGAGACGCCATGAAAAAAGTTGGCCTGTTTCATAACGATTTATTATTAGTTGACAAATCTTTACCCCCAAAGAACAATAGTATAGTAGTAGCATGGAGTAATAAACATGAATTTATTGTTAGACGGCTTCTAATCTCTGACACAGGTATGTACCTACTTTCCGAACAAGGACATATCATTGGCAAAAAAAACGATTTTACAATATGGGGGGTAGTAACATTTAGTATTAGACATCATCATTGGAAAAAATGA